Proteins encoded by one window of Primulina huaijiensis isolate GDHJ02 chromosome 1, ASM1229523v2, whole genome shotgun sequence:
- the LOC140985923 gene encoding WUSCHEL-related homeobox 9-like isoform X1 produces MASSNRHWPSMFKSKPCNTTHLQWQQHHLTAGYHRTPYTAVPECEERTVEPKPRWNPRPEQIRILEAIFNSGMVNPPRDEIRKIRAQLQEYGQVGDANVFYWFQNRKSRSKHKQRQLSNITKSQPQTTTPSPPISNVITTAVTVPASSSSSSDKTSPNSSAEKALSVGSTPVIDLLSYSTALVNQSFLQAPRELLGDHFFFPVHQNNGGSTAAPGLTQRFCFPDLSTVIDQGIGSCPSFQLSELMLMNNSVLKKAEDDKIRLQQEINPTIVTAPDSTVPAIFTPSLSITSPVDRILQEEMVQTKSTVFVNDVCLEVGSEPFNVRESFGNDAVLVQSSGQPVITNEWGVTVQPLHHGEFYYLLRAFTPDENSNIHLI; encoded by the exons ATGGCATCATCAAACAGACATTGGCCTAGCATGTTTAAGTCAAAACCCTGCAACACAACACATCTCCAATGGCAGCAGCATCACTTGACTGCTGGTTACCACAGAACCCCATATACAGCAG TTCCCGAATGTGAAGAAAGAACTGTTGAGCCAAAACCACGATGGAACCCTAGACCAGAGCAGATTCGCATACTTGAAGCGATATTCAATTCAGGGATGGTGAATCCTCCAAGGGATGAGATAAGGAAGATTAGGGCACAGTTGCAAGAATATGGCCAAGTTGGAGATGCCAATGTTTTTTACTGGTTCCAGAACAGGAAATCAAGAAGCAAACACAAGCAACGCCAACTCAGTAACATCACCAAATCCCAGCCTCAAACCACCACCCCTTCGCCTCCCATCTCCAACGTTATCACCACCGCTGTCACGGTTCCAGcttcttcatcatcttcttcagaTAAAACTTCTCCGAACAGCTCAGCAGAAAAGGCTCTTTCTGTCGGCTCCACTCCTGTGATCGATTTGCTTAGTTATTCAACTGCTTTAGTGAACCAATCTTTTCTACAAGCTCCTAGAGAGCTCTTAGGCGACCACTTCTTCTTTCCTGTGCATCAAAACAATGGAGGATCGACTGCTGCTCCTGGTTTAACACAAAGGTTTTGCTTCCCAGATTTATCCACCGTAATAGATCAGGGTATTGGAAGTTGCCCAAGTTTCCAGCTTAGTGAACTCATGCTGATGAATAACTCCGTCTTAAAGAAGGCTGAGGATGACAAGATTAGACTGCAACAGGAGATTAATCCCACCATAGTTACGGCACCAGATAGTACTGTTCCCGCCATTTTTACTCCATCACTCAGTATTACATCCCCCGTCGATCGCATTCTTCAAG AAGAAATGGTCCAAACAAAATCGACCGTGTTCGTCAACGATGTGTGCTTGGAAGTGGGATCGGAGCCGTTCAACGTGAGAGAGTCATTTGGCAACGATGCAGTGCTTGTACAGTCATCGGGGCAGCCAGTGATCACTAACGAGTGGGGAGTTACTGTGCAGCCCCTCCACCATGGAGAATTTTACTATCTGCTTCGCGCGTTCACGCCTGATGAGAACAGTAACATTCATTTg ATTTAA
- the LOC140985923 gene encoding uncharacterized protein isoform X2: MASSNRHWPSMFKSKPCNTTHLQWQQHHLTAGYHRTPYTAVPECEERTVEPKPRWNPRPEQIRILEAIFNSGMVNPPRDEIRKIRAQLQEYGQVGDANVFYWFQNRKSRSKHKQRQLSNITKSQPQTTTPSPPISNVITTAVTVPASSSSSSDKTSPNSSAEKALSVGSTPVIDLLSYSTALVNQSFLQAPRELLGDHFFFPVHQNNGGSTAAPGLTQRFCFPDLSTVIDQGIGSCPSFQLSELMLMNNSVLKKAEDDKIRLQQEINPTIVTAPDSTVPAIFTPSLSITSPVDRILQGFVT, translated from the exons ATGGCATCATCAAACAGACATTGGCCTAGCATGTTTAAGTCAAAACCCTGCAACACAACACATCTCCAATGGCAGCAGCATCACTTGACTGCTGGTTACCACAGAACCCCATATACAGCAG TTCCCGAATGTGAAGAAAGAACTGTTGAGCCAAAACCACGATGGAACCCTAGACCAGAGCAGATTCGCATACTTGAAGCGATATTCAATTCAGGGATGGTGAATCCTCCAAGGGATGAGATAAGGAAGATTAGGGCACAGTTGCAAGAATATGGCCAAGTTGGAGATGCCAATGTTTTTTACTGGTTCCAGAACAGGAAATCAAGAAGCAAACACAAGCAACGCCAACTCAGTAACATCACCAAATCCCAGCCTCAAACCACCACCCCTTCGCCTCCCATCTCCAACGTTATCACCACCGCTGTCACGGTTCCAGcttcttcatcatcttcttcagaTAAAACTTCTCCGAACAGCTCAGCAGAAAAGGCTCTTTCTGTCGGCTCCACTCCTGTGATCGATTTGCTTAGTTATTCAACTGCTTTAGTGAACCAATCTTTTCTACAAGCTCCTAGAGAGCTCTTAGGCGACCACTTCTTCTTTCCTGTGCATCAAAACAATGGAGGATCGACTGCTGCTCCTGGTTTAACACAAAGGTTTTGCTTCCCAGATTTATCCACCGTAATAGATCAGGGTATTGGAAGTTGCCCAAGTTTCCAGCTTAGTGAACTCATGCTGATGAATAACTCCGTCTTAAAGAAGGCTGAGGATGACAAGATTAGACTGCAACAGGAGATTAATCCCACCATAGTTACGGCACCAGATAGTACTGTTCCCGCCATTTTTACTCCATCACTCAGTATTACATCCCCCGTCGATCGCATTCTTCAAG GGTTTGTTACTTGA
- the LOC140979684 gene encoding ras-related protein RABA1f-like, which translates to MGAYRADDDYDYLFKVVLIGDSGVGKTNLLSRFSRNEFSQSSKSTIGVEFATRSIQVDDKVMKAQIWDTAGQERYRAITSAYYRGAVGALIVYDVTRHVTFENVERWLKELRGHTDMNIVIMLVGNKADLRHLRAVALEDSKSFAERERIFFMETSALEALNVENAFTEVLTQIYHVVSRKDLEIGDDPAALPKGQTINLGTKDDVSAVKKSGCCSG; encoded by the exons ATGGGAGCATACAGAGCGGATGACGATTACGATTACCTGTTCAAGGTGGTGTTGATAGGAGATTCCGGCGTCGGGAAAACGAACCTGTTGTCTCGCTTCTCCCGGAACGAATTTAGCCAGAGCTCCAAATCGACAATCGGCGTCGAGTTCGCCACGCGATCCATTCAAGTCGACGACAAGGTCATGAAGGCCCAAATTTGGGACACGGCCGGCCAAGAAAG GTATCGAGCAATCACAAGCGCCTACTACAGAGGAGCAGTTGGGGCTTTAATTGTGTACGATGTCACCCGACATGTTACATTCGAAAATGTGGAAAGATGGCTGAAAGAGCTTCGAGGCCACACGGATATGAACATAGTGATCATGCTGGTTGGAAACAAAGCAGACCTGCGTCACCTACGAGCCGTTGCACTAGAGGATTCTAAGTCATTCGCCGAAAGGGAGAGGATCTTTTTCATGGAAACTTCGGCCCTAGAAGCTTTGAATGTAGAAAATGCATTTACCGAAGTGTTGACACAGATATATCATGTTGTAAGCCGGAAGGATCTTGAAATCGGGGACGATCCCGCTGCTCTGCCCAAGGGCCAAACTATAAATCTTGGAACCAAAGATGATGTGTCAGCTGTGAAGAAGAGTGGGTGCTGCTCTGGTTGA
- the LOC140986184 gene encoding LOW QUALITY PROTEIN: cyanidin 3-O-galactoside 2''-O-xylosyltransferase FGGT1-like (The sequence of the model RefSeq protein was modified relative to this genomic sequence to represent the inferred CDS: inserted 1 base in 1 codon) — MCIVFDPGLSVLENLLKDIFLTEMGEKNLRIVMYPWLAMGHLTTFLHVSNKLAERGHKIFLIVPPRTQSKLHQFNLHPNLISFISITIPHVEGLPEGAETTADIPFPLGSLLRHAMDLTEPSVESLLKEIKPQFVFFDFTHWLPALARGLGIKSIHYCIISPASMGYLLREESNADAFLGPPAGFPPSAIKLYPHEARSLKRINSWKEHACDMNFVQRMIMSNSECDAFGFKSCREMEGSYCEFLEKRYKKPIFLAGPVLPEPPTENLDEKWKKWLDQFEPKSVIFCAFGSEARLKMDQFQELVLGLELTGFPFLAALKPPGGSDTVEEALPEGFKLRTETRGVIHGGWVQQQLILSHPSVGCFVTHCGSGSLSEAMVNECQLVLLPHVGDQVINARFMEGDLRVGVEVKKGEEDGMFSKEDVMKTIQLVMDDQSEIGKETRANHGKWRDFLXDKGLENSYMDDFVHNLKSLLE; from the exons ATGTGTATTGTGTTTGATCCCGGCCTCTCTGTATTAGAAAATCTGTTGAAAGATATTTTCTTGACCGAAATGGGTGAAAAGAACCTCAGGATTGTGATGTACCCCTGGCTGGCCATGGGGCACCTCACAACATTTCTTCACGTCTCCAACAAACTAGCAGAAAGAGGCCACaaaatcttcttaatcgtcCCACCAAGAACACAGTCCAAATTACACCAATTCAATCTCCACCCGAATCTCATAAGCTTCATATCGATCACGATACCTCATGTCGAAGGGCTCCCTGAAGGAGCCGAAACCACGGCAGACATTCCTTTTCCGTTGGGTTCGCTTCTCAGGCACGCAATGGATCTCACGGAACCCTCTGTTGAATCTTTACTCAAAGAAATCAAACCCCAATTCGTTTTCTTCGATTTCACGCATTGGTTACCTGCTTTGGCTAGGGGATTAGGCATTAAGTCCATTCACTATTGCATCATAAGCCCTGCTTCTATGGGGTACCTTCTTCGCGAGGAGTCGAATGCCGATGCTTTTTTGGGACCGCCCGCTGGTTTCCCTCCATCAGCAATCAAGCTTTACCCTCATGAAGCGCGGTCACTGAAACGAATCAACAGTTGGAAAGAGCATGCATGTGATATGAACTTCGTGCAACGCATGATTATGTCGAATTCTGAATGTGATGCATTCGGATTTAAATCATGCAGAGAAATGGAAGGGTCATACTGCGAGTTTCTTGAAAAAAGATACAAGAAACCGATTTTTCTAGCAGGCCCCGTGTTACCTGAGCCACCAACGGAAAATCTAGACGAGAAATGGAAAAAATGGTTGGATCAATTCGAACCCAAATCAGTAATCTTCTGTGCATTCGGCAGCGAAGCCAGGCTGAAAATGGACCAATTTCAAGAACTGGTCTTGGGACTAGAACTCACGGGATTTCCATTTCTTGCTGCACTGAAACCACCCGGAGGGTCCGACACAGTAGAAGAAGCATTGCCGGAAGGCTTCAAGCTCAGAACTGAGACGAGAGGCGTAATTCATGGAGGTTGGGTACAACAGCAGCTTATTCTATCACACCCTTCAGTCGGATGCTTCGTCACGCATTGCGGGTCCGGTTCATTATCCGAGGCAATGGTGAACGAATGCCAGTTGGTGCTGCTGCCCCATGTGGGTGACCAAGTCATCAACGCAAGATTCATGGAGGGAGATTTGAGGGTTGGGGTGGAGGTTAAGAAAGGAGAGGAAGATGGAATGTTCTCGAAAGAGGACGTGATGAAGACCATACAATTGGTTATGGACGACCAGAGTGAGATTGGGAAAGAAACAAGGGCCAACCATGGTAAGTGGAGAGATTTCT CTGACAAAGGGCTTGAGAATTCTTACATGGATGATtttgttcataatctgaaaagcCTTTTGGAGTGA
- the LOC140973737 gene encoding monothiol glutaredoxin-S4-like, with the protein MEQTLSHRLLFPTTAASADGTSNPSPAAAGSGGEEINTDRIRNLVAENAVVVFARKDCCMCHVIKLLLHGHGVKPTIFEVDERNEAAVIYKLFKLIGAVGTGNAATASETQLPAVFVGGKLIGGLEKIIGAHISGELVPKLKEARALWL; encoded by the coding sequence ATGGAACAAACACTCTCACACAGACTATTGTTTCCCACAACCGCCGCCTCCGCCGATGGCACATCAAATCCTTCGCCAGCAGCGGCCGGTTCAGGCGGTGAGGAGATAAACACGGATAGAATTAGAAATCTGGTGGCCGAGAATGCGGTGGTGGTATTTGCCAGAAAGGACTGCTGCATGTGCCACGTAATCAAGCTTTTGCTGCATGGACACGGAGTCAAACCCACGATATTTGAAGTTGACGAGCGGAATGAAGCCGCCGTGATCTACAAGCTGTTCAAACTTATCGGCGCAGTGGGAACCGGAAACGCCGCGACCGCATCCGAGACGCAGTTGCCGGCGGTTTTTGTCGGGGGGAAATTGATCGGCGGGCTGGAGAAAATAATAGGCGCCCATATTTCTGGAGAATTGGTGCCTAAATTAAAGGAAGCTAGAGCTCTATGGCTTTGA